One segment of Proteus appendicitidis DNA contains the following:
- the argE gene encoding acetylornithine deacetylase, with protein MNIKLPTFIEIYRQLIATPSISATDAKNDQSNEALINLLANWLETLGFSIEIQPVPETRGKFNLLATLGSGKGGLLLCGHTDTVPFDEGRWTQDPFTLTEKENKLYGLGTADMKGFFAFILDALRDVDTKTLTHPLYILATADEETSMAGARYFAANTTIRPDFAIIGEPTSLKPIRAHKGHLSNAIRITGQSGHSSDPEKGVNAIELMHESITHLSTLRDTLKTRYNNPAFVIPYPTMNFGYINGGDAANRICACCELHMDIRPLPGLTLQDLDDLLHETLAPVKARWPGRLSVEALHDPIPGYECPTDHKMVAVIEKLLGEKAQTVNYCTEAPFIQDLCPTLVLGPGSIEQAHQPDEFIDMAFIEPTRELMGQLIENFCLTEKAQ; from the coding sequence GTGAATATTAAATTACCTACATTTATTGAGATTTATCGTCAATTAATTGCAACACCCTCGATCAGTGCAACAGACGCTAAAAACGATCAAAGTAATGAAGCACTGATTAATTTGCTTGCTAATTGGTTGGAAACATTAGGTTTTTCAATTGAAATTCAACCTGTACCCGAAACGCGAGGTAAATTTAACCTTTTGGCAACATTAGGTTCGGGAAAAGGGGGATTATTACTCTGTGGTCACACTGACACAGTACCCTTTGATGAAGGCCGTTGGACGCAAGATCCTTTTACGCTGACAGAAAAAGAAAATAAGTTATACGGCTTAGGCACTGCCGATATGAAAGGCTTTTTTGCCTTTATTCTTGATGCATTACGTGATGTGGATACTAAAACACTAACGCATCCACTTTATATACTTGCTACCGCTGATGAAGAAACCTCCATGGCAGGGGCGCGTTATTTTGCTGCTAATACAACAATCCGCCCTGATTTTGCCATTATTGGCGAACCTACATCGCTAAAACCTATTCGCGCTCATAAAGGGCATTTATCAAATGCAATACGTATTACGGGGCAATCAGGGCACTCGAGTGATCCAGAAAAAGGGGTAAATGCGATAGAACTGATGCATGAGTCTATTACTCACCTTAGTACATTGCGCGATACGCTAAAAACTCGTTATAACAACCCTGCGTTTGTTATTCCTTATCCAACAATGAACTTTGGTTATATTAATGGCGGTGATGCAGCAAATAGAATTTGTGCTTGCTGTGAATTACATATGGATATTCGCCCATTACCGGGATTAACACTGCAAGACTTGGATGATTTACTTCATGAAACATTAGCACCAGTCAAAGCACGTTGGCCGGGGCGTTTAAGTGTTGAAGCGTTACACGATCCTATTCCCGGTTATGAGTGCCCAACCGATCATAAAATGGTTGCCGTGATCGAAAAACTATTAGGTGAAAAAGCGCAAACGGTGAATTACTGTACTGAAGCACCGTTTATTCAAGATCTCTGCCCTACCTTAGTTTTAGGGCCTGGTTCTATTGAACAAGCACATCAGCCTGATGAATTTATTGATATGGCATTTATTGAGCCGACTCGTGAATTAATGGGGCAATTAATTGAAAACTTCTGTTTAACAGAGAAAGCCCAATAA